AAGGTTGACCCTGGCGATCGCAGGAATGATTAGGAAGGGAACTTACGTATAGTAAGTACATCACTTCTGGTTTCCCATCAGGACAGGTTGTAGCTACAAGCGCTACCGTTCCGCCTCAAAGGCCGCAAGCTGGAGCGATCGCTGCAGGTCTGCGAGTTCGTCCCGATGCGCCGTGACCGTCAACACCCGCTGCGACTGTAGGGAATCTGTTGGATGGGCATCGATTTGGAAGGTCACCTGTTCTGGACGCTCCGATCGTTTCCAGTAGAACAGCCCTGCCCCTGGAGCCAGTACCACCAGGAATGGAAAAAATTGTCCCGCTTGGGGGAATAGCAGTGCTAAAACCAGCGACAGGCAAAGAATTCCAACTCCTGCCAGAAAGGTGAGGAAGATTGCCAAAAAGTAACTTGGCCGCACAACTCCTTCCAAGGTGACTTGATTTTCATCTGGATCGATGGAAATAACGCGATAGGCGCGTTCCAGGAAATAGTGGCGCAGTTTTTCCAAAATCGAATCTTCGGATTCGGTAGTTATCAGCCGAATAACCTCCGTACGATCTTTTGTAGAGGCACGAATGAAGAACAGGAGGCCGATGCCTAGTAAGAGGGTGAGGAATGCAGTTGAGGCCAGAACGGGACTATCCATGAGTGCTGTAAAACGTCTTTACCAAACTTAATTATCCTCGGATTCCGATCACTTTTATGGCGATCGCCCTTTGTCCTCCAGAAGACTCACGAAAAAGATTGCCCCGCCAATATCCTGCGGAATCCCGGCCTGCAACTGCTCC
This genomic window from Synechococcales cyanobacterium T60_A2020_003 contains:
- a CDS encoding cofactor assembly of complex C subunit B, translating into MDSPVLASTAFLTLLLGIGLLFFIRASTKDRTEVIRLITTESEDSILEKLRHYFLERAYRVISIDPDENQVTLEGVVRPSYFLAIFLTFLAGVGILCLSLVLALLFPQAGQFFPFLVVLAPGAGLFYWKRSERPEQVTFQIDAHPTDSLQSQRVLTVTAHRDELADLQRSLQLAAFEAER